One Lacunisphaera limnophila DNA window includes the following coding sequences:
- a CDS encoding alpha-1,2-fucosyltransferase: MIRVRLKGRLGNHLFQVATALALADRHRTSVVVDPCDLPEVTSDLVFTRLPVLQLDFPRHLASVAGNLLWQRVAGRTTGAILHRRTFRESSPAFDPAVLALPGDVWLDGFFQDERYFRPLAASLREWFGPARWLDRASLPQLRYILDQPAVVGLHVRRTDFLVHPVFNVCGQDYYTRAIRLMRERVPGARFAIFSDDPEWCSEHFAALDPLLVDNRGQPYAMLTDLALLSACHHQIIANSSFSWWGAWLNAHPGRQVLAPDRWSVDGSIPIETKFMAGMTTVATQAT, translated from the coding sequence ATGATCCGCGTCCGGTTAAAGGGCCGCCTTGGCAACCACCTCTTCCAGGTGGCCACCGCCCTGGCCTTGGCCGACCGGCACCGCACTTCGGTCGTGGTCGATCCCTGCGACCTGCCGGAGGTGACCAGCGATTTGGTCTTCACCCGCCTGCCAGTCCTGCAGCTGGACTTCCCGCGCCACCTCGCGTCCGTCGCGGGCAACCTCCTGTGGCAGCGGGTGGCAGGCCGGACCACGGGCGCGATCCTGCACCGGCGAACCTTCCGCGAATCCTCCCCGGCCTTCGACCCGGCGGTTCTGGCGCTGCCAGGGGACGTGTGGCTCGACGGCTTTTTCCAGGACGAGCGTTACTTCCGGCCGCTGGCCGCGAGCCTGCGCGAGTGGTTCGGACCGGCGCGCTGGCTGGACCGGGCCAGCCTTCCCCAGTTGCGCTACATCCTAGACCAGCCGGCCGTGGTCGGGCTGCACGTGCGACGCACGGACTTCCTCGTCCATCCCGTCTTCAACGTGTGCGGCCAGGACTACTACACCCGCGCCATCCGGTTGATGCGGGAGCGGGTGCCGGGCGCGCGCTTCGCGATTTTTTCCGATGACCCCGAATGGTGCAGCGAGCATTTTGCCGCCCTCGATCCCCTGCTGGTGGACAACCGCGGCCAGCCCTACGCCATGCTGACCGACCTGGCTCTTCTTTCCGCCTGCCACCACCAGATCATCGCCAACAGCAGCTTCTCCTGGTGGGGCGCCTGGCTTAACGCGCACCCCGGCCGACAGGTCCTGGCCCCCGACCGCTGGTCCGTCGACGGCTCGATCCCCATCGAGACCAAATTCATGGCCGGCATGACCACCGTGGCCACCCAAGCGACCTGA
- a CDS encoding FkbM family methyltransferase yields the protein MSLRSTAKSVLRDLLPPVLLRALRPAPPVASQSPDAQEALSDEFYRTFLPAGSLCFDIGANVGNRLASFRRLGCRVVAAEPQPACQQVLRTRFDSDPLVHLVPSAIGRQPGTAEMQVSDLSVLSSLSPEFIAATTRSGRFAGIRWDQRLTVELTTLDALIAAHGRPHFIKIDVEGYEHEVLLGLSQPVNLVAIEWAPEVSTTTLQCLDHLARLGPVSFNLSWGESMRFARQRWLNHAEITTLINQFSEETYLFADIYIRNQPA from the coding sequence ATGTCTCTGCGATCGACCGCCAAGTCCGTCCTCCGCGACCTGCTGCCCCCCGTGCTGCTGCGGGCACTGCGCCCTGCGCCGCCCGTGGCGTCGCAGTCACCCGATGCGCAGGAGGCGCTCAGCGATGAGTTCTACCGCACCTTCCTGCCCGCCGGCAGCCTGTGCTTCGACATTGGCGCCAACGTCGGCAATCGCCTGGCCTCTTTCCGCCGGCTCGGCTGCCGCGTCGTGGCCGCGGAGCCCCAGCCAGCCTGCCAGCAGGTCCTGCGGACCCGCTTCGATTCGGATCCGCTCGTGCACCTCGTTCCCTCGGCTATCGGCCGGCAGCCGGGCACGGCGGAGATGCAGGTCTCCGACCTCTCCGTGCTCTCGAGCCTCTCCCCCGAGTTTATCGCCGCCACGACGCGCTCCGGCCGCTTCGCCGGCATCCGCTGGGACCAGCGCCTGACGGTTGAGCTGACGACCCTCGACGCGTTGATCGCCGCCCACGGCCGGCCTCATTTCATCAAGATCGACGTGGAGGGCTATGAGCACGAGGTCCTCCTCGGCCTCAGCCAGCCAGTCAACCTTGTCGCCATCGAGTGGGCGCCGGAGGTCAGCACCACCACCCTCCAGTGCCTCGACCACCTGGCCCGGCTCGGACCCGTGAGTTTCAACCTCTCGTGGGGCGAGAGCATGCGCTTCGCGCGCCAGCGCTGGCTCAACCACGCGGAAATCACCACGCTGATCAATCAGTTCAGCGAGGAAACCTACCTCTTTGCCGACATCTACATCCGCAATCAGCCCGCATGA
- a CDS encoding DUF268 domain-containing protein, with translation MTNIPMLATLRYLAPRGLLRKLRATVTGHRTERRQLRALGRQRDAFMATGGSRRFARGHDFPCLNDANAQIPFEPHYFYHPAWACRVLRGINPVRHVDISSIFAFAGCISAFWPTEYYEYQPPQVTLDGLTVHRVDLCALPFADGSIPSLSCMHVVEHVGLGRYGDPIDPEGDVRAAAELARVLAPGGHLLFVTPMAEQANIEFNAHRIYSYAAAMALFRGLRLEEFSLIPDEHRGGIIRHADPARLQGQHFACGCFHFTKPAA, from the coding sequence TTGACCAACATCCCCATGCTCGCGACGCTGCGCTACCTCGCTCCTCGCGGACTGCTGCGCAAGTTACGCGCCACAGTCACCGGTCATCGGACCGAGCGCCGGCAGTTGCGCGCGCTCGGCCGGCAGCGGGATGCCTTCATGGCCACCGGCGGGTCGCGGCGTTTCGCGCGCGGGCATGACTTCCCGTGCCTGAACGACGCCAACGCCCAGATTCCGTTCGAGCCGCATTACTTCTACCACCCAGCCTGGGCTTGCCGGGTACTGCGCGGCATCAATCCGGTGCGCCATGTGGACATCTCGTCGATCTTTGCCTTCGCCGGATGCATCTCCGCCTTCTGGCCCACGGAGTACTATGAGTACCAGCCGCCGCAAGTGACGCTGGACGGGCTGACGGTGCATCGGGTGGATCTCTGTGCCCTGCCCTTCGCCGATGGCTCGATCCCATCGCTGTCCTGCATGCATGTCGTCGAGCACGTTGGCCTCGGGCGTTACGGCGACCCAATCGATCCCGAAGGTGACGTCCGCGCCGCCGCCGAGCTCGCACGCGTCCTGGCCCCGGGCGGGCATCTGCTGTTCGTGACCCCGATGGCGGAGCAGGCCAACATCGAGTTCAACGCCCACCGTATTTATTCCTACGCCGCGGCCATGGCCCTTTTCCGCGGGTTGCGCCTGGAGGAATTCTCCCTGATCCCGGACGAGCACCGCGGGGGCATCATCCGCCACGCCGACCCCGCCCGGTTGCAGGGGCAGCACTTCGCCTGCGGATGCTTCCACTTCACCAAGCCGGCTGCCTGA
- a CDS encoding ABC transporter ATP-binding protein: MSTPVIAVSGLGKRYVIAHESRHDSLRDTLHHTARRLWRKFRWGTGFETEEFWALQDINFSIQPGEVVGVIGGNGAGKSTLLKVLSRITEPSTGQIRLRGRVASLLEVGTGFHPDLTGRENIFLNGAILGMRRQEVRQKFDEIVAFAEIEKFLDTPVKRYSSGMYVRLAFAVAAHLDPEILIVDEVLAVGDQQFQNKCLGKMQSIANGSGRTVLFVSHNMSAVLNLCGRALLLDHGTLALDGPTQEVVTRYLQHKGSSSGRWINPRPADRAAVAIRAVEIQNEQGQPSATVDNGRPLCLQIEFSCKPGFVGPLIPSVTFYTATGIRVLNHFSQLNQQVFHDLPAEGVFRFCLPKLPLPGGRYYVSAFLVAHGALVDQADNALEVQVVDASFYALDGSTPGVHGLVLAEGDWSLGPTV, translated from the coding sequence ATGAGCACACCCGTCATCGCCGTTTCCGGTCTGGGCAAGCGCTACGTCATCGCCCATGAATCCCGACACGACAGCCTCCGGGACACCCTGCACCATACGGCCCGTCGCCTGTGGCGGAAGTTTCGCTGGGGCACTGGCTTTGAAACGGAGGAATTTTGGGCTCTGCAGGATATAAATTTCTCGATCCAACCCGGCGAAGTGGTGGGCGTAATCGGCGGTAATGGCGCGGGCAAGTCCACCCTGCTTAAGGTACTCTCCCGGATTACCGAGCCCAGCACGGGGCAAATCCGACTGCGCGGGCGCGTGGCTTCGCTGCTGGAAGTCGGCACAGGCTTCCATCCAGACCTTACTGGCCGGGAAAATATCTTTCTCAACGGCGCCATCCTGGGGATGCGCCGCCAGGAGGTGAGGCAGAAATTCGACGAGATCGTAGCCTTCGCCGAGATCGAAAAGTTCCTCGATACACCCGTGAAACGCTACAGCAGCGGCATGTACGTCCGGCTGGCCTTTGCCGTGGCCGCCCATCTCGATCCCGAGATTTTGATCGTCGATGAGGTGCTGGCGGTGGGAGACCAACAGTTCCAGAATAAGTGTCTCGGCAAGATGCAGTCGATCGCCAACGGCAGTGGTCGCACGGTGCTTTTTGTCAGCCACAACATGTCAGCTGTTCTGAACCTGTGCGGCCGCGCCCTGCTGCTTGATCACGGCACCCTGGCTCTCGATGGACCCACCCAGGAGGTCGTCACGCGTTACCTCCAGCACAAGGGCTCTTCTAGTGGCCGCTGGATAAACCCGCGACCGGCGGACCGGGCGGCGGTGGCCATCCGCGCCGTGGAAATTCAGAACGAGCAGGGCCAGCCTTCCGCCACCGTGGACAACGGCCGCCCCCTCTGCCTGCAGATCGAGTTCAGTTGCAAACCCGGCTTTGTCGGGCCGCTGATCCCCTCGGTGACCTTCTACACCGCAACCGGAATTCGTGTGCTCAACCATTTCAGTCAGCTGAACCAGCAGGTGTTCCACGACCTGCCGGCGGAGGGGGTCTTTCGCTTCTGCCTGCCGAAGCTCCCGCTGCCGGGCGGGCGCTATTACGTCTCGGCATTCCTGGTCGCGCATGGCGCGCTCGTGGACCAGGCAGACAACGCACTCGAGGTCCAGGTGGTGGATGCGTCGTTTTATGCCCTGGACGGCTCCACCCCAGGCGTCCATGGACTCGTGCTCGCCGAGGGTGACTGGTCCCTCGGTCCGACGGTTTGA
- a CDS encoding ABC transporter permease, which translates to MASAEIPVLLLEAGRTSRTYWQDLWRFRELLGFLAWRDLKVRYKQAVLGIAWAVIQPVTQTALLTFIFSKLAKMPDAGLPYFALVLTGNLSWQLFSTAFTGAGNSLVGNSHLISKVYFPRLLVPLSALAVALADFSIMLGLTIPLLCFFGLYPGWQLLVLPLFIILTLIIAVGAGLWITALTVKFRDFRFITPFLVQIGMFATPIGYLSDSVPNWRDLLALNPISGVVDGFRWCLLGGRTAIYLPGLGVSVCIGLLLLVTGVWYFRRTEREFADVI; encoded by the coding sequence ATGGCTTCCGCCGAAATACCCGTCCTCCTGCTTGAAGCCGGCCGCACCAGCCGCACCTATTGGCAGGACCTGTGGCGCTTCCGCGAACTTCTGGGCTTCCTGGCATGGCGCGATCTCAAGGTCCGTTACAAGCAGGCAGTACTTGGCATTGCCTGGGCGGTGATCCAGCCGGTCACACAGACGGCGCTGCTCACCTTCATCTTCAGTAAGCTGGCCAAAATGCCCGACGCGGGCTTGCCCTACTTTGCACTGGTCCTCACAGGCAATCTCTCGTGGCAGCTTTTCAGCACCGCTTTTACCGGGGCCGGCAACAGCCTGGTTGGCAACAGCCACCTGATCAGCAAGGTCTATTTTCCGCGCCTCCTCGTACCGCTTTCGGCGCTGGCCGTGGCCCTGGCCGATTTCAGCATTATGCTCGGGCTTACGATCCCGCTGCTTTGTTTCTTCGGCCTCTACCCAGGGTGGCAGTTGCTGGTGCTGCCGCTATTTATTATCCTCACGCTGATCATCGCCGTAGGGGCCGGCCTCTGGATCACGGCACTCACGGTCAAGTTCCGCGATTTCCGATTCATCACTCCCTTTCTCGTGCAAATTGGCATGTTTGCCACGCCGATCGGTTACCTGAGCGACTCCGTACCCAACTGGCGCGACCTGCTTGCGCTGAACCCGATCTCCGGCGTGGTCGACGGCTTCCGCTGGTGCCTGCTCGGCGGTCGCACGGCAATCTATCTGCCGGGACTGGGCGTGTCAGTTTGCATCGGACTCCTGCTCCTGGTCACCGGCGTGTGGTACTTCCGGCGCACCGAACGCGAATTCGCTGACGTCATCTGA
- a CDS encoding glycosyltransferase family 4 protein, whose amino-acid sequence MNTLLLSPELFLHEGGIARIMRLYLKALCEIAGPAGRVDSLVLNDRPETDPRLMRYCTDRLGEHLGCNRQKLAFVRHTLRLARRADVVVCAHLHQLPIVWLAQRLRPALKYHLVAHGIEVWRPYTWLERRALLGADGILCVSEYTRRQMLRFCPALRPDRLVVVPNTLDPHFAPELNDQLSNAPFAIPRILTVGRLSSSDTYKGFDTLIEAMPAIRREYPAARLRIVGKGDDLPRLQALAAELGVAGSVDFLGPISDEALRAEYAACDLFALPSRKEGFGLVYLEAMVYGKPCIGARAGGAPEVITPDTGVLVTYGNIPELATAVDELVRHHRDSEVVRRHADTFAFPAFTRRLAAALA is encoded by the coding sequence GTGAACACCCTGCTGCTTTCCCCGGAACTTTTCCTGCACGAAGGCGGGATCGCGCGCATCATGCGGTTGTACCTTAAGGCCCTGTGCGAGATCGCCGGCCCGGCGGGCCGCGTCGATTCCCTGGTCCTGAACGACCGGCCGGAAACCGACCCGCGCCTGATGCGTTACTGCACCGATCGCCTGGGCGAGCATCTCGGCTGCAACCGGCAGAAACTCGCCTTTGTCCGCCACACCCTGCGCCTGGCCCGGCGCGCCGACGTGGTCGTGTGCGCCCACCTGCACCAACTGCCCATCGTCTGGCTCGCGCAGCGGCTGCGTCCGGCCTTGAAATATCATCTCGTGGCCCACGGCATCGAGGTCTGGCGTCCCTACACCTGGCTGGAACGACGCGCCCTGCTCGGCGCGGACGGCATCCTGTGCGTCAGCGAATACACCCGCCGCCAAATGCTGCGCTTCTGCCCGGCGCTGCGCCCCGACCGGCTGGTGGTGGTGCCCAACACGCTCGATCCTCATTTCGCGCCCGAGCTCAATGACCAGCTCTCAAACGCGCCCTTTGCGATCCCCCGGATCCTGACGGTGGGTCGCCTCAGCTCGTCCGACACCTACAAGGGATTCGACACTCTGATCGAGGCCATGCCGGCCATCCGTCGCGAGTACCCCGCCGCCCGCCTGCGCATCGTCGGCAAGGGCGACGACCTGCCGCGGCTGCAAGCCCTCGCCGCCGAGCTCGGCGTCGCCGGCTCCGTGGACTTTCTCGGCCCGATCAGCGACGAGGCCCTGCGGGCCGAGTACGCCGCCTGTGACTTATTCGCGCTGCCCAGCCGGAAGGAAGGCTTCGGCCTCGTCTACCTTGAAGCCATGGTCTACGGCAAACCCTGCATCGGCGCCCGCGCCGGGGGCGCGCCCGAGGTGATCACCCCCGACACCGGTGTGCTCGTCACCTACGGCAACATCCCGGAACTGGCCACCGCCGTGGACGAACTCGTCCGCCATCACCGCGATTCGGAGGTTGTGCGCCGCCACGCCGACACCTTTGCTTTCCCCGCCTTCACCCGCCGCCTCGCCGCGGCCCTGGCCTGA
- the asnB gene encoding asparagine synthase (glutamine-hydrolyzing) translates to MCGIAGILSSRINPAERADSVSRMVQRMVQRGPDDQGLMSDGDVTLGMCRLAIFDPANGRQPTTTPDGRFTIVFNGAIYNHRELRTGLEAEGWTFRTHCDTEVLLAAYARYGADCLPRLRGMFAFAVWDTREHTLFAARDPLGIKPLYYARLRDTGLVFASELNALLAGGQIAREIDPAAVGEYLAWFSVPAPRTIYRGIANLPPGHSIVVDAAGTVLTRAWWHLPAPVQPARVAGNYQDFIHGLRHQLEDTIRAHRVADVPVGAFLSGGMDSTAVVGLMTRQGGPRLKTFSLIFGESGYSEQAGARLAAQTFGTEHHEDLLTGARIAADLPRILATFDQPTGDGINTWYASRLARAGGVTVALSGLGGDELFGGYPSFRDLPRLQALLPLWRRLPRRLRVTLVERLRALPGTRARKLADFLAHARDLHELASLQRRVLPETQRLSLLTPEARRLATRLGPNHPMLEDFAFELIGADPFQIISAWELRTYMADTLLRDSDVFSMAHSLELRVPFVDRALVDWLWPQPAWFKYDPRRAKRALADATADLVPAAIRNRPKQGFTLPFAHWMRAELKPFLDHTFSPGSLAACPWLEATEAQAIWRNYITGQDTRAWSRVWTLAMLIAFANRSAAS, encoded by the coding sequence ATGTGCGGCATAGCCGGAATCCTGTCTTCGAGAATTAACCCGGCGGAACGTGCGGACAGCGTAAGTCGCATGGTGCAACGGATGGTCCAGCGGGGCCCGGATGACCAGGGTCTCATGTCCGACGGGGACGTCACTCTCGGCATGTGCCGCCTGGCGATCTTCGACCCGGCTAACGGGCGCCAGCCCACGACCACGCCCGACGGGCGGTTCACGATCGTTTTCAACGGGGCGATCTACAACCACCGCGAACTGCGCACCGGGCTGGAAGCGGAGGGTTGGACCTTCCGCACCCACTGCGACACGGAGGTCCTTCTCGCGGCGTATGCGCGGTACGGCGCCGACTGCCTGCCCCGCTTGCGCGGGATGTTCGCCTTCGCGGTCTGGGACACCCGCGAGCACACGCTGTTCGCCGCCCGCGACCCCCTCGGGATCAAGCCGCTGTATTATGCCCGCCTGCGCGACACCGGGTTGGTGTTTGCCTCGGAGCTCAACGCCTTGCTCGCCGGCGGTCAGATCGCCCGCGAAATCGACCCCGCCGCGGTCGGCGAATACCTTGCCTGGTTCAGTGTGCCGGCCCCCCGCACCATCTACCGCGGCATCGCCAACCTGCCCCCGGGCCACAGTATCGTCGTCGATGCCGCCGGCACGGTGCTCACCCGCGCTTGGTGGCATCTGCCCGCCCCGGTCCAACCTGCCCGCGTGGCGGGCAACTATCAGGATTTCATCCACGGCCTGCGCCACCAGCTTGAGGACACGATCCGCGCGCATCGCGTGGCTGATGTCCCCGTCGGCGCCTTCCTCTCCGGCGGCATGGATTCCACCGCCGTCGTCGGCCTGATGACCCGCCAAGGCGGCCCCCGGCTGAAGACATTCTCCCTGATCTTCGGGGAAAGCGGCTATTCCGAACAGGCCGGCGCCCGCCTGGCCGCGCAGACCTTCGGCACCGAGCATCACGAGGATCTCCTCACCGGCGCCCGCATCGCCGCGGACCTACCCCGCATCCTGGCCACCTTCGACCAGCCCACGGGCGATGGGATCAATACCTGGTACGCCAGCCGTCTGGCCCGCGCCGGCGGCGTGACGGTCGCCCTCTCCGGCCTCGGCGGCGATGAACTCTTTGGCGGTTATCCGTCCTTTCGCGACCTGCCCCGCCTGCAGGCGCTGCTCCCCCTGTGGCGCCGCCTGCCCCGCCGCCTGCGCGTCACGCTGGTCGAGCGGCTGCGCGCCCTGCCCGGCACCCGCGCCCGGAAACTGGCCGATTTTCTCGCGCACGCCCGCGACCTCCACGAACTCGCCTCACTCCAGCGCCGCGTGCTCCCGGAGACGCAACGGTTGTCCCTGCTCACCCCCGAGGCCCGGCGGCTCGCGACCCGGCTCGGGCCCAACCACCCCATGCTCGAGGATTTCGCCTTCGAGCTCATCGGCGCGGACCCCTTCCAGATCATCAGCGCGTGGGAGCTGCGCACCTACATGGCCGACACGCTCCTGCGCGACAGCGACGTCTTCAGCATGGCGCACTCGCTGGAACTGCGCGTGCCCTTCGTGGACCGCGCCCTGGTCGACTGGCTCTGGCCGCAGCCCGCCTGGTTCAAATACGACCCGCGCCGGGCCAAGCGCGCCCTGGCCGACGCGACCGCCGACCTCGTACCCGCCGCCATCCGCAACCGCCCCAAGCAGGGATTCACCCTGCCCTTCGCCCATTGGATGCGCGCCGAGCTCAAGCCCTTCCTCGACCACACGTTCTCACCGGGCTCCCTCGCCGCCTGCCCGTGGCTGGAAGCCACCGAGGCGCAGGCCATCTGGCGAAACTACATTACCGGCCAGGACACCCGCGCTTGGTCCCGGGTTTGGACCCTCGCCATGCTCATCGCCTTCGCCAACCGGAGCGCTGCCTCGTGA
- a CDS encoding DJ-1 family glyoxalase III — protein sequence MPSVLVPLAEGFEEIEAFAPVDLLRRAGIAVTTAALGDTLAVTGRSGLTVQADTTLATVLGRDFDLLFLPGGAGVKHLRADPRLRELVLRYHGAGRWLAAICAAPAVLHDAGLLTGRRYTAHFSVAGELPAILAHEKVVTDGRITTSRGAGTAVDFGLHLVALLSSPEKATEISKAICF from the coding sequence ATGCCATCCGTGCTCGTCCCCCTGGCCGAAGGTTTTGAGGAAATCGAGGCCTTCGCCCCTGTTGATCTCCTGCGCCGGGCCGGCATCGCCGTCACCACCGCCGCCTTGGGCGACACTCTGGCCGTCACGGGCCGCAGCGGGCTCACCGTCCAGGCCGACACCACACTCGCCACGGTGCTGGGCCGCGATTTCGACCTGCTCTTCCTGCCCGGCGGTGCTGGTGTGAAACACCTCCGCGCCGATCCGCGCCTCCGCGAACTTGTCCTCCGCTACCATGGCGCCGGCCGCTGGCTTGCCGCCATCTGCGCCGCCCCCGCCGTGCTCCACGATGCGGGTTTGCTCACGGGCCGCCGATACACCGCGCACTTTTCCGTCGCCGGCGAGTTGCCGGCCATCCTGGCCCACGAAAAGGTCGTCACCGATGGTCGAATCACGACTTCCCGCGGGGCCGGTACGGCCGTTGATTTCGGCCTGCATCTGGTGGCGCTGCTGAGCAGTCCCGAGAAAGCCACTGAGATAAGCAAAGCCATTTGTTTCTAA
- a CDS encoding NAD-dependent epimerase/dehydratase family protein, whose amino-acid sequence MASMSGKRLVIFGCGYVGSALARAAVAAGATVEALTRNPEKAAALRAAGLAKVVEADLAAPGWHPQIEGGADWVVNTVSSGGPDQYWQSYVVGMQSILSWAGRAGQQPVGTLVYTSSTSVYPQGEGAVVDETQWAHGATPNGRTISESEVLLKNAPETAVRRRYILRLAGIYGPGRHHLLDQLRAGATTLTGTGGHHLNLIHRDDIVAAILACLHAPATVGSEIFNVADLAPSRREEVVAWLCAQLGRPEPVFDGTTTARRGGAPMPDRIISSAKIQQELGWRPQFPDYRAGFRVLLDAAGRP is encoded by the coding sequence ATGGCTTCCATGTCGGGCAAGCGTCTCGTGATTTTTGGGTGCGGCTATGTCGGCTCGGCGCTGGCCCGGGCGGCAGTAGCGGCGGGCGCGACCGTCGAGGCGCTCACGCGCAATCCGGAGAAGGCGGCGGCGCTGCGCGCGGCGGGTCTGGCCAAGGTCGTGGAAGCGGACCTGGCGGCGCCTGGTTGGCACCCGCAGATTGAGGGCGGGGCCGACTGGGTGGTGAACACGGTGAGCTCCGGCGGGCCGGACCAGTATTGGCAATCCTATGTGGTCGGCATGCAGTCGATCCTCAGCTGGGCCGGGCGGGCCGGACAGCAACCGGTGGGCACCCTGGTTTACACCAGCAGCACGTCGGTCTATCCGCAGGGCGAGGGCGCGGTGGTCGACGAAACCCAGTGGGCGCACGGGGCCACGCCAAATGGGCGGACCATCAGTGAATCCGAGGTGCTGCTGAAAAACGCGCCGGAGACGGCGGTGCGGCGCCGGTATATCCTGCGCCTGGCCGGCATCTATGGCCCCGGCCGGCATCACCTGTTGGATCAGTTGCGGGCCGGGGCGACGACGCTCACTGGCACGGGCGGGCACCACCTGAATCTGATCCACCGGGACGACATCGTGGCCGCGATCCTGGCCTGCCTGCACGCCCCCGCGACGGTGGGCAGCGAGATTTTCAACGTGGCCGACCTGGCCCCGTCCCGCCGCGAGGAGGTTGTGGCCTGGCTGTGCGCGCAACTGGGCCGGCCGGAACCGGTGTTCGACGGAACCACCACCGCCCGTCGCGGGGGCGCACCAATGCCGGACCGGATTATTTCCAGTGCCAAGATCCAGCAAGAACTGGGCTGGCGTCCGCAGTTTCCGGACTACCGGGCCGGATTCAGAGTCTTGCTGGATGCCGCGGGTCGCCCGTAA
- a CDS encoding YbaB/EbfC family nucleoid-associated protein, which produces MAGVGTLLKQAKKMQQRIEEMQQSLAARELDISSGGGAVQIKINGAGKFLAVRLDPEFLKEDPKLIEETLLNAVGEAAAKAKDLNDSEMQRISAGFQMPGMF; this is translated from the coding sequence ATGGCCGGCGTAGGCACCTTGCTCAAACAGGCGAAGAAAATGCAGCAGCGCATCGAGGAGATGCAGCAATCCCTCGCCGCGCGCGAACTCGACATCTCGAGCGGGGGTGGCGCCGTGCAGATCAAGATCAACGGCGCCGGCAAGTTCCTCGCCGTGCGGCTTGATCCCGAATTTCTCAAGGAGGACCCGAAGCTGATCGAAGAGACCCTGCTCAACGCGGTCGGTGAAGCGGCGGCGAAGGCGAAGGACCTCAACGACTCCGAGATGCAGCGCATCTCCGCCGGCTTCCAGATGCCGGGGATGTTTTGA
- the recR gene encoding recombination mediator RecR, translating into MTPALEQLQKQLKQLPGIGYRSAERIALHLLVEKPARLPELVAALEAAARTVRRCARCGNLAEEAQCPICADERRRTGQVCVVENVQDLAAIERSGAHRGSYHVLHGKLSPIRGIAPEDLNLAALFDRIASGEATELILALSNDVEGEATCHYLTERLPASGVTVTRIGFGLPSGGGVLYADAVTLKSALEGRRSYS; encoded by the coding sequence ATGACTCCCGCGCTTGAACAGTTGCAGAAGCAGTTGAAGCAGTTGCCCGGCATCGGCTACCGCTCGGCGGAGCGCATTGCCCTGCATCTGCTGGTGGAGAAGCCGGCGCGTCTGCCCGAGCTGGTGGCGGCCCTGGAGGCGGCGGCGCGCACGGTCCGTCGCTGCGCCCGCTGCGGGAATCTGGCCGAGGAAGCGCAATGTCCGATCTGCGCGGATGAGCGCCGGCGCACGGGTCAGGTCTGCGTGGTGGAGAATGTGCAGGATCTGGCGGCGATCGAGCGGTCGGGCGCGCACCGGGGGAGCTACCATGTGCTCCATGGCAAACTCTCGCCCATCCGGGGCATCGCGCCCGAGGATCTCAATCTGGCCGCGCTTTTTGACCGCATCGCTTCGGGCGAGGCGACGGAACTGATTCTTGCGCTGTCCAATGATGTCGAGGGCGAGGCCACCTGCCATTATCTCACGGAGCGACTGCCGGCCAGCGGGGTGACGGTGACCCGCATCGGCTTCGGCCTCCCGAGCGGCGGCGGGGTGCTTTACGCGGATGCGGTCACGCTGAAGAGCGCGCTGGAGGGCCGGCGGAGTTACAGCTGA